The genomic stretch TCCTAGCTGTGCTTATGTTCTAGTCTCACCACCATTTAGCTGAAAAAGGTTCGATAATTTGAACGCCTAGCTTATTCTTCAGATATTCCACCCCCTTTTAGCTACCGTTAGTtggtaaaatatattatgtatagTTTCTTCATGAGACTCGTTTTCAGCATCCCATAGCACACAGACTGAATCAGGCAAGACAACCCCTTTCTTCATCAAGTTAACTTTCATATTTACTCTGCCCGAGTGAATGACCCAAGGTAGACGTTTCACCTATCAATGTAAGACCAGCATTTCAGAGTCTCAAAATATGAAAATCTGTTTACTATATTTCTTATGAGGTCTAAGATATTTACCCTGCAAAATCATGATAGCAATTTAAATTTTGACAATCAGAAATCAGAATGATGTTTCTCCTTCCTATAATTTTCTTGGGTGACATTTCATATGTATATCAATAACTTTGAGAGATGATTAAGCCTGAAAAGTCCCACTGCCTGAAACAAAACAGCAACCAAATCCCAAATCCAttacaaagagaaaattaaatCCTGAAATAGTTGCAAAAAGCCATGCCTTTGAACATTTCTGTTCTTACAATCATcagctaggtttaatttttagcAAAACGTCTTGGAACAAATTTGATTAACTCTACTCATTGATCACTTATGTTGGGTCTTCAAAGGAGAAAAACTTATATGTTTATATTGCTCCACTGATCTAGTCTATTTTCCTTAAATTCATCCTATTGTAGTTCCAACTTTGGCTATGTTATAATTCTTAAACATACATAATGTACTTGGTTCAAAATTCTAGTGATTGAATTTTCTAGGTGCTTTATAATAGTTTTTTAAGTCTTACACCTGTATTAATGTTCAGAGGACTTTTTAtatttctctatatatatatttttttatccttTATGTAACAGCAAGAAGATTACCTCGGGCTCAACCAGCGCAACAGCCAGCAGGAATGGTTCTTTCAGATAGACCAGCTGAAAGATCGACCACTTCAGCTTGTTGTTCTTAGGTGCGAACATTTTGTATTTCAGGAATCATCTTTGTGTCAGGTCATGGAATAAAATATGTAAAACCAGTGTATCAATTTTAAAAGGATATTTAATTTTACATCATTTTTTAGTTTTATTGACAAAACCTCATCCACATGAATTATCAAGTGTCAGTTCTTCCTGTTAATTATATCTCAGCACTATGCCCCTTTATAAAGCCTCCAGTTATCTTTGCAGGTTACCTGTCGTTTGTTGATAAGTGAAGCTAATTAAATCCCTGGATGTGCAACGAGGAGTCGTCATGAagttaaagattttaaaaaaaaaaaaacaatgtgcTACTGGATTATCCTGTTTCATATCCCCTCTCCGCAAGTTTGTAGACCCTGTAAATTTGCATTATTATGTTCTTTGCTATATCAGCTTGATTATGATACTTGTATAGTTAATGTGCTCGGTTATATGGATCTGTGTGGATCACTAGTATGTTTTTTTATCCTCTTGCGGTGTAATGCGGGAGCAAAGTAGCAAATGCATCTGGACCAAGAAATAAGATAATTGGGGAGGTGACTGAACAATCTGGGGAGGTGACTGAACGAGATTGTATTGATTCACTTTCGAACTTTGACTGTTTGCCAGATTAGAAAGAACAAACTGCATATCTTCATATGAACTCATACACTCAGTACATCTCAAGCAAGAAAGGGAACACGATCTCAACAGAACTGTTTTGCTAATAAAAATCTGGAGTAGATGACTCATAAAATCATCATAAAGCAACGTTACAAGAGTGTTGAGTGCTGACTAATAAAACTGCTCTCGGGTCTCAAGTCTGCGGAGCTTGTTTCTCCTCGGCAGCTGCCTCAAATGTCTCTCCAGGAACAAGCTCCGGGACATCCTCGTCATCATCTTCACCCTTTGCATAGCCAGAAGCAGCAGCAGAGCTAGATGCTTGTTTCTGGAACTGTTCTGCAATCCGCCTCAAGTTCTCTAAATTATCAGGGCCTGAAAGCAAAAACACAAATGATGCGCAGCTGCTTAAAAACTAAAAATAGTTTGGCCATCAAACATGCATCTTGCTCCAGGAAGATGTTGCTGAAATATGTCGTATCAAACCTACAGAAGCAAGCTAAAGGAGTGTGTAACTAGTAACATATTAGACTGATACACTCAACTTTGAGTACGTATTATAGAGCAAATGGCGTATTTTgcaggaaaaaaaaataacatatatatatcaCGTAAGCTAAATAATGCATACCTAGTTGGTTGATGATCGAAGGGAGCAAGTCTTGAAGCCCTGTCACCAAATTAAAGCATTATCGAAAGCAATGTATAAGTGTACTTAACAAGCAATTGTTATGTTAAACCATGACTGAAGGAGCACCCCATTTTCAACTAAGCTATTCACTACTTCCAGTCTGGGGATGGAGTATACGAGTAGCAGTACCAGAAAAGAAAAGATtcattttgacattttctttgaCCCGGAAGAAAATATACAAGTCGAGCACAAACAGTCAAAAATGGAGTATACGAATGTACTCTTAGTCTGCGGAGAACCGCTAACCACCCATGTATTGGCTGCAATGGAGGCTTGCACTATACAGGAAACAAAAATGGGCTATTAGAAAAATGTTTTACTATATGACATAATGAGTTTACTACTAAGAGCAACATGAATTTTATGTACCTTTGGGATTAAGAAACTGGATGACAACATCATCTTTGAAGATGTTGACTTCTTCGATAGCAGGTATAGTATTTACTCCGATTCTTTTCAAAGTGCTTTGGAGCCTTTTGTCATCCGTAGTCGGAGTCTTGTGAACTGCCTTCTTCTTCCTAGCAAGAGTGAAAGTTGAAGATCAGCAAATAAATTTATCAGAAATGTTCCAAGCAACTAGATGATTGAACACACTGAAGAACGAGTCCATATATCTTCTGATATCTTTACTGAGAAGTGGATGAAATTTAAGTCAACTTTCTTGTCACTGAATGAAAGTATCTACAATAATAAAGTTGAGATGATAGGAACACAACCACTTGGCAAGTAGAATGCTAAATCTCTATGATTGAGTGAATTCCTATTATTCAGAGAAATTGAATACAGTTAGTGTAGTGAATCTTGGAATGATAAGATACTGTCCAAATGTGTCATAGAATACATACTCTCGTCAACACGTAAGGAAAACTAACAAAGTTATAATGTCAAAATTAACCATAACCCGGTGCTAACAGATTATTCAGAAATAATGCTTTTCCAAAAATATTAACTTCAACGCGAGGATAGAAGAAAAGTGGTCAAGGGGAAAAGAGTTTAAAACTGGCAATATCATGATCATGAAAATATAGGGCTTTTCCAGGTGAATTGATCTAAGTTTGTGTGCCACAAGATTAGTAAAAGGGATTGAACATAATAGACACTTTATATTCTAAAACCTGCGCATACTGCCTTTTCCACCAGTGCGGACGGCGCCTGCCATCTTCATGAGCTTCTCTCGATTCATCTGGAATGTTCACTCAAAATCTGCATTATGAAAGAATATGTTTTTTGAGTCAGGATCAAAACTGGATCAGGCACATAGTAACCATGCGAGAACATAATTAGATTAAAAACAAATATCTTTACTCAGATAGGAAGCATAAACATTATGAAACCAAAGGATATGTAAACATGGACAAATCCAGTCAAATAGAAATGCTAGGATAGTTTTGGTCAATTTTCAGGCAGTTAACTCAATCTAAACATATCTGGACCAGATCGCAAAAGAGCATATGCATGACTACATCTGTCAGGTATTATTACACAACTCTTTAACAAGTTTATTGTAGCTAGTTAATAAAAGAAACAATAGCAGGAGGTAACACACTCTAGCTTTTGGTTAATAAATTCCATGAATCACTTCATCTCAATTGAATAAGCAAAGTACAAACTCATACAACTCCAGAAAAATAAAGGGGAACGAGGTATTTTAGATTATTCAAAATCCTAAACTAAATCCATCCAACAAAAGAAAGCAAAGATAGATAACAAACTCACTTTTCGCCCTAGAGAATATAGATTAGCATAAAGGTGAAAGCAAGGACACTTCTAGAGCTTGGGAACTTGAATGATTTGGAGTCTTGATGATTCCAAACTCATAGAGTTGTCTGGGGCACTTGAGAGCAGAATGAATGAGATTTTCCATGTACCACTATTGTCCAAACACCTTTAAATGAGCTTATATACCCAGATCTAACATTCAACTCAAAACGATGAACGTGATGCCTCCAGTCGATTAGATAAAGTGCTTCAGTTGGTTGAACGTGAAAAATCAAAACATTGGAGCTAACAATACTAAGCACAGTAGATTCAAAGATACTTCTAGTCCATGGATAGTATCTAGTCAACTCACAAACTTTTCCAGTTGATTTCTCATTTGACTGCTCAATCCAATCGACTGAATTTAGTTGGAAATGAGCCACTTCAAGGTCCGAGACCTAAGCCATTTATGTGAAACATCTAGGAAAACCTCTTTTAGACAAATAGACCACTTAAGCATGTATTTGATCGAGTTTCGAACTCTATCTTCGATTCCCTATGACCATTGGTAGCTGTCAATACTTCTAAATATAAGTCCACATGAGGACTTAAACAATAACACAAGCTCTCAACTAAAGCTATCGTACATTCATACATGCTCTACTCATTACAACACCCACAAACAATAAACATGGGCCGCATGATCTTCAAGTTCTTCGTGCTTAGCATCCTGATGCCTTGAGTGGTAACTTCATTCATTTCCACTCAAGTTTAAGTTCATATCAGGTTGTCTCACACAAAATGGCCAACAAGTCATCTTACCAACACACTCAAAGTTCACTTTCGTTAACTAATAACACTAAGATCCCTAATTACAAGTAAATATCATAAGATTGGATGGttcaatagattttttttaattatttttatttctagccACTTCCTTAACTAGTAACACTAAGAATCTCAGAGAAGCCTCCcaccaaaaactgaaattaaaccCAAAGCATCCTAGACACCTTATTTCTCTTCTAAACAAATCGATGAGCTTATGTAAATTCAATGGCTGGTTTTACTGGTTTCATCCAACACCAATACCAACAAAAACTGTCCTCCACTCTGCAAGTTTACAATATCGAACCACTGGCGGAATGCTAGCCCCAAAGAAAATGCTTCAAAGTTCAAATCTTGAAGCCTCACAAACCAAGGCATGGAATATTTAAGCAGCAGCGTACTGTAGAACAAAAGCCCGATTTCCATCGATCGATCCCGACAAAAGGAACAGGAGACTATAAAACCGACGACCTAGCTCAGCAAGCGATTATATcgggaaaaggaaaagagaagcgCTTACAATACGATCTGGGAGGCGGACgccggaagaggaggaggagctcGAGAAGACTTTAGGGGCTGGGATTTGGGGAAGGCGATGGGTACACGGATAAGGTGCGCTTAGGCCTTCGACGAAGACCGTCAATTGTTCGTAGAGAAACTTTACTACCGTAGCTACAATTGGTCAGACACAGTAGGCCCCATTCAAACCCATCCTAGATGACCAATTGTGTAATTGGTAttaaagaaagagaagaagcaagTGAATTAAATCGAACCATCATTAAATCTTTGGCAATTTAACATACAGCGCACCTAAATTtctgaatttatcaaaaaaatacatACTAATTTTGTATTTATCAAAGACATTACCCTCCTGATAATCTGACTTTCtctatcattttttttctctaccgtttctctctctcttctcttttctctctcctataCATGCAACTTCTCTTATTTtacctctcctttcttctctttcttctctgttTTTACAAGCATGCAAAATATATAAATAACATTTTATAAGATTTAGTtgatttttaataacattttataaggtttagttgatttttaataacattttaatacatttggagaagtcaaaataaataatggatagcatattcgAACTCCTTGCAACCTTAGAAATCCACCAGAACTGAAATTGatataatcggagctctctaggtccatcaatgagtttcggtcaaaattcactgatggacctagagatttCAGATTACAcacatttcagttcctgtggatttcaggggttacaaggagttcaaatatgctatctgaTCTCatccagaatctgagtcagacggaggcCGGGTGAGCTGTCAGTGATGTTGACGAGAGGTGACCGAGCTTCTCCGAAAGTACTATTGAGGATGGCTGACGAGGGGTAATGACGAAGAGAATGGTACACGagtcctgcacacactcagacaagcatcCTACACGTTagggaccaagaaccagggaaaaaatccccggagcaggccctccgacgctcaagtcaagtactttttttCACAGAAACACAGTAAAAAATGCATAAAGCATAAGACAGATGCGAAAAAGTTAGTCAGTGCGCCTGCGTAAGGGAAAGGAcccccctttttatatggcagtgCGTACTTCTGGCATCTGacaagtgtcagggaatgtcggatgtcagactTTGTCTAGCGGTGAGTGACGTGTGGCCCCCTCTTATAGGTTGAAGGAAGGTTCTATTAGCAACGAGTTACAGACCgctagaatattctctgacacgcaccagttattctctgataggtgGTTATGATTCCCTGAATCAGTTGTCGTTTTTGCGGATCAAGCATGGGCAAAAGACCTCTTGACAACTAGCAGTCGACGAGCCTGACCTGGATATATCTGAGTAGTCTGTTGTATCCTGGCCGGGTATGACAGGTTCTTATATGTGAGCCTTCTTGAGAAAACCAGACCGGTAGAGATAGTTCCCGCTCTTCCTTCCGTGTTCCTTATGCCATCAGTCTGAGTTCCTGGTCTAATCATCTCAACCGAGCAATCGATCTGAATTCCAAGTCTGGTCCTCTCGACCGAGCAATTGATCTGAATTCCCGATCTAGTCCTCCCGACCGAGCATTAACTAGATATCAGCTTTTAACAGGTATAGCCgtaaattaggttcgggtgagccctatttcggttggccgcaataaCTCATGCATTCGGAGCCTCGGAAGAAGAaaacaagtcaaaaggagctggaaaagct from Zingiber officinale cultivar Zhangliang chromosome 5B, Zo_v1.1, whole genome shotgun sequence encodes the following:
- the LOC121984637 gene encoding basic transcription factor 3-like, translating into MNREKLMKMAGAVRTGGKGSMRRKKKAVHKTPTTDDKRLQSTLKRIGVNTIPAIEEVNIFKDDVVIQFLNPKVQASIAANTWVVSGSPQTKRLQDLLPSIINQLGPDNLENLRRIAEQFQKQASSSAAASGYAKGEDDDEDVPELVPGETFEAAAEEKQAPQT